The proteins below come from a single uncultured Sunxiuqinia sp. genomic window:
- a CDS encoding PAAR domain-containing protein: protein MPRAARIGDMHTCPMVTGTVSHVGGPVAVGFPTVLIEGMPAARIEDMAVCSGPPDTIAAGSGTVMIGGMPAARMGDSTAHGGVIVIGAATVMIGG from the coding sequence ATGCCACGAGCAGCACGAATAGGAGATATGCATACTTGCCCGATGGTGACAGGAACAGTGTCACATGTTGGAGGTCCCGTCGCCGTTGGTTTCCCAACAGTTTTGATTGAGGGAATGCCAGCGGCAAGAATTGAAGATATGGCTGTTTGTTCCGGACCTCCTGATACCATTGCAGCAGGCTCTGGTACGGTAATGATTGGCGGAATGCCGGCAGCCCGGATGGGTGATTCAACTGCTCACGGCGGAGTGATTGTAATTGGAGCAGCTACTGTAATGATTGGCGGATAG
- a CDS encoding GPW/gp25 family protein: MAKNEFYTSFLGTGWSFPPEFSTKAEQVRMSTDERDIEESLQILLSTRLGERIMHPDYGCDLTDLIFEPLSVAVKTYISNLVETAILYHEPRILLHKIDLLADSENEGLVKIKVDYTISSTNSRKNFVYPFYINEGTNLNK, translated from the coding sequence ATGGCAAAAAACGAATTCTATACTTCATTTTTAGGAACAGGTTGGAGCTTTCCACCTGAATTCTCAACAAAAGCGGAACAGGTTCGCATGTCTACCGACGAAAGAGATATTGAAGAAAGCCTGCAGATCTTATTGTCAACAAGATTGGGGGAGCGAATCATGCATCCCGATTATGGGTGTGACTTAACCGATCTGATTTTTGAACCACTAAGCGTAGCGGTAAAAACGTACATATCCAATTTGGTCGAAACAGCAATCTTGTATCACGAACCGCGTATCCTGTTGCATAAAATTGATTTGTTGGCTGATAGTGAGAATGAAGGATTGGTGAAAATTAAAGTTGATTATACAATCAGTTCAACAAATTCGAGAAAGAATTTCGTCTACCCATTCTACATCAACGAAGGAACAAACCTCAATAAATAA
- a CDS encoding baseplate J/gp47 family protein translates to MKDCKDKIPVLVRDGTSQSDRFPKSLDPSFVKIDGRSESDLIDYALQFAEMLNYYDWENQFAGNWMPFLKQLKNDPKATLSGAMKPQAGLFLTFLRLFRQQQDQMNGLTQKHLDAFFRDVLHVQPKLAKADQVHVLFELAKKVDPTLVKSETLLKAGKDSDGNELTYQVLDDVFVNHTTVGTIKSILVDPINNDAVHYGEMANSVGGIEEELPEDDSKWPAFGRKNFPKAEIGFALASPVLWLREGDRTIQVTIKLQTDELDIPNQVLQNAFKIYLSGEEEWLGPYYSTPSLKKVSGQFELVFSINLPTTEKPVVYFDSQVLDGDFQTIFPTMKVVPDTSSSNYLNSYLQGVTLASARINVEVKGVKSLKVRNDHGVLDPSKAFLPFGAEPVQGASFDVGYPEAFTKRLNEFKIMVDWMNVPTVNLRNCYSSSYNGDDSWLNFYLSANQFKANLSYRNKKGETSTKTVNLFNSSNNKNRATYTVSESPLLVALVPQLMLSKQLAVSSSRKISTLFQRKYRFLQGNKLLRKPFPKIQLQTESPDEGFVTLELLDDFLHREYRQKYVKATVQFAPGSTLHLPKEPYQPKIKSISLDYKASSTTVDFSLTDEDSFADKDVEFFQVGAFGQRERHGYLSSHSKVQTVGNTLLADCSQQGQLLIGLKNWSKGQIVNLLIQVAEGSANPQKEKEPVNWAVLIEDDWQELNSDYLLADATNGLLKSGIVKLNLPHDASKEHNWLPDDMVWIRASVKANQDAVCQLINIHAQAGLVELVEPENHPSHLQTSLAGETISKLVSPIGAIKKVTQPYASFGGRSDEKAEAYYTRVSERLRHKNRAVTLWDYERLVLQEFPEISKVKCLNHSCDTLERAPGHVNIIIVPDLQNKNAVNILQPRVSKATLEDVKVFVKPLAPLLIEVHTSNPSYEEVQLEFEVSFIKGHEYGYYRKELNRELIEFLSPWSTGKQAEIYFGGRIEKSVLLKFVETRSYVDFVSHFKMYHKTSSKDVESAITTNARAILVSHAEHLIHNYNS, encoded by the coding sequence ATGAAGGATTGTAAGGATAAAATACCGGTTTTAGTTCGCGACGGCACCAGCCAGTCTGATCGATTTCCAAAAAGTTTAGATCCTTCTTTTGTGAAGATTGATGGGCGGTCGGAAAGTGATCTGATTGATTATGCGCTTCAGTTTGCCGAAATGCTCAATTATTATGATTGGGAGAATCAGTTTGCCGGAAATTGGATGCCTTTCCTCAAGCAGCTAAAAAATGATCCGAAAGCTACGCTGAGTGGAGCAATGAAACCACAAGCGGGCTTGTTTCTAACTTTTCTGCGTTTGTTCCGACAACAGCAGGATCAGATGAATGGATTGACCCAAAAACATTTAGATGCGTTTTTTCGCGATGTGCTTCACGTTCAGCCTAAATTGGCTAAAGCTGATCAGGTACATGTTTTGTTTGAACTGGCCAAAAAAGTTGATCCAACACTCGTGAAATCAGAGACCTTGCTGAAAGCCGGAAAAGATTCAGATGGCAACGAATTGACCTATCAGGTGCTAGACGATGTCTTTGTTAATCACACGACGGTTGGTACCATAAAGAGCATTTTGGTTGATCCGATTAATAACGATGCTGTCCATTACGGAGAAATGGCAAACAGTGTTGGTGGCATTGAAGAAGAGCTTCCTGAGGACGATTCTAAGTGGCCGGCTTTCGGAAGAAAAAACTTTCCGAAAGCCGAGATTGGTTTCGCTCTGGCGAGTCCGGTTTTGTGGTTGCGGGAAGGAGATCGGACCATTCAGGTGACCATAAAGCTCCAAACCGATGAACTTGATATCCCAAATCAGGTACTTCAAAATGCCTTTAAAATATATTTGAGTGGTGAAGAAGAGTGGTTGGGGCCTTACTATTCGACTCCTTCCTTAAAGAAAGTATCTGGACAATTTGAGCTTGTTTTTAGCATCAATTTGCCAACAACAGAAAAGCCGGTGGTGTATTTCGACAGCCAGGTTTTAGATGGCGATTTCCAAACTATCTTTCCTACGATGAAGGTTGTTCCGGATACTTCTTCTTCAAACTATCTGAATAGCTATTTGCAGGGTGTTACGTTGGCTAGTGCTCGGATTAACGTTGAGGTGAAAGGAGTAAAATCGCTTAAAGTTCGCAATGACCATGGGGTACTGGATCCCTCTAAGGCATTCTTACCATTTGGAGCAGAGCCTGTTCAGGGAGCCTCCTTTGACGTGGGTTACCCCGAAGCGTTTACAAAAAGGCTGAACGAGTTTAAGATCATGGTCGATTGGATGAATGTGCCTACGGTCAACCTGAGAAACTGTTATAGTTCATCATACAACGGAGATGACTCATGGCTGAATTTTTATCTGTCGGCTAATCAGTTTAAAGCGAATTTGAGTTACCGGAATAAGAAAGGGGAGACCAGTACGAAAACCGTTAATTTGTTTAACTCTTCCAATAACAAAAACCGAGCAACTTATACGGTTTCAGAAAGTCCTTTGCTGGTTGCACTTGTGCCACAGTTAATGTTGAGTAAACAATTGGCCGTTTCATCAAGTAGAAAGATCTCAACCCTTTTTCAACGTAAATACCGTTTTTTGCAGGGAAATAAGTTGCTTCGAAAACCATTTCCTAAAATACAGTTGCAAACAGAATCGCCGGATGAGGGATTTGTCACTCTGGAGTTGTTGGACGATTTTTTGCATCGCGAGTATCGTCAAAAGTATGTAAAAGCTACTGTTCAGTTTGCTCCGGGAAGTACATTACACCTGCCCAAAGAACCTTATCAGCCGAAAATAAAAAGCATATCACTTGACTACAAAGCATCGTCGACAACAGTCGATTTTTCGTTGACGGACGAAGATTCATTTGCAGATAAAGATGTTGAATTTTTCCAGGTAGGAGCATTTGGGCAGCGCGAACGACATGGCTATTTGTCGAGTCACTCTAAGGTTCAAACAGTAGGAAATACTTTATTGGCGGACTGTTCGCAGCAGGGGCAGTTGCTGATTGGCTTAAAGAACTGGAGCAAAGGGCAAATAGTAAACTTATTGATTCAGGTTGCTGAAGGCAGTGCCAATCCTCAAAAAGAAAAAGAGCCAGTCAATTGGGCTGTGCTAATTGAAGACGATTGGCAGGAGCTAAATTCTGACTACCTGCTGGCCGATGCAACTAATGGTCTGTTGAAAAGCGGAATTGTAAAACTCAATTTGCCCCATGATGCTTCAAAAGAGCACAATTGGTTGCCTGATGATATGGTATGGATCAGAGCTTCGGTAAAAGCCAATCAGGATGCGGTTTGTCAATTGATCAATATTCACGCGCAGGCAGGTTTGGTTGAGTTAGTAGAGCCGGAAAATCATCCCAGTCATTTGCAAACATCACTGGCGGGTGAAACAATTAGTAAGCTGGTCAGTCCCATTGGTGCCATCAAAAAGGTTACTCAGCCTTATGCCAGTTTTGGTGGTCGCTCCGATGAAAAGGCCGAAGCCTATTACACTAGAGTGAGTGAGCGTTTGCGCCATAAAAACAGAGCCGTCACACTTTGGGATTACGAGCGACTGGTACTTCAAGAGTTTCCTGAGATCAGTAAGGTGAAGTGCTTGAACCATTCTTGTGACACCTTGGAGCGTGCTCCCGGGCATGTGAATATAATTATTGTTCCCGATCTTCAGAATAAAAACGCGGTGAACATCCTTCAGCCAAGAGTGAGCAAAGCAACTTTGGAAGATGTCAAAGTTTTTGTGAAACCGTTGGCTCCTTTGCTCATCGAAGTTCATACCAGCAACCCTTCGTACGAAGAAGTTCAACTCGAATTTGAGGTAAGCTTCATAAAAGGCCATGAGTATGGCTATTATCGAAAAGAATTGAATCGTGAGCTAATCGAGTTTTTGTCGCCTTGGTCAACCGGAAAACAGGCTGAAATTTATTTTGGAGGCCGAATAGAAAAATCAGTTTTACTCAAATTTGTTGAAACCCGAAGCTATGTTGATTTTGTCTCTCATTTCAAAATGTATCATAAAACATCATCCAAGGATGTAGAATCAGCAATTACTACTAATGCGCGAGCCATTTTGGTGTCGCACGCCGAACACCTTATTCACAACTATAACAGTTAG
- a CDS encoding contractile injection system tape measure protein: MEKEKHHIIQGLQVEINVANKQTGQAAADQTQDIIKNKIIPITEKVLDEWSDENTHIQLDRLEIDLGTIPFDDLANEMPDLFETKIKETLKGLFLQRQEIEEESRDNAEYPKVLLDQLIFFLQKGHFPWQLHVAYKNPDEIVLELLNDDSSQLMKQLKPLLISNDVLNRLIRSLHSDTIDLFLAEIAFSDAATQAMLLIGELARFNHMQNIHFGREQIEAAVYRQAIKRAALGQIIFTGESVAKVVSELLLFLNYDRKQIPEYVRQFSMFAKSERFLAQFIDVIDELTKEGRLDELDRPDSANEENRKKQKPDKKVAEQEQGKEQVEDSTICNLDNAGLVLLYPYLKHLFEHLKWMENNQFRNENRRAQAVLLTDYLVYGEQDFVSEHKLVLNKILCGMQSKKALSPLVEIGEQEKKEADKLLISAIKHWSIIKNTSPDGYRHSFLKRDGVLKFVTESWQLNIERKSYDILLESLPYTISIIQLPWMTNKLKVEW; this comes from the coding sequence ATGGAAAAAGAAAAGCATCATATAATTCAAGGACTTCAAGTTGAGATCAATGTTGCCAATAAACAAACTGGCCAGGCTGCAGCCGATCAAACTCAGGATATCATTAAAAATAAGATCATTCCAATTACAGAGAAAGTGTTGGATGAATGGTCCGATGAAAACACACATATCCAGCTGGATCGTCTGGAGATTGATTTGGGAACCATTCCGTTTGATGATTTGGCAAATGAAATGCCGGATCTATTTGAAACAAAAATTAAGGAAACATTGAAGGGTTTGTTTTTGCAAAGGCAGGAGATCGAAGAAGAATCACGCGATAATGCTGAGTATCCGAAGGTCTTATTAGATCAACTTATCTTCTTTCTGCAAAAAGGGCACTTCCCATGGCAATTGCATGTTGCTTACAAAAATCCTGATGAGATTGTGTTAGAATTGTTGAATGACGACAGTTCACAGCTGATGAAACAACTAAAACCACTTTTGATTTCGAATGATGTGTTGAACCGCTTGATTCGTTCGCTGCATTCGGATACCATTGACTTGTTTTTAGCCGAAATTGCTTTCTCAGATGCGGCTACACAAGCTATGCTTCTGATTGGGGAGCTGGCACGTTTCAATCACATGCAAAATATTCATTTTGGTCGGGAGCAAATTGAAGCCGCGGTATATCGACAGGCTATTAAGCGAGCTGCTCTCGGGCAGATTATTTTTACAGGCGAATCGGTGGCGAAAGTTGTTAGCGAGTTGCTCTTGTTTCTTAACTACGATCGAAAGCAAATTCCGGAGTACGTTAGGCAATTCTCAATGTTTGCAAAGTCAGAAAGGTTTTTAGCGCAATTTATAGATGTGATTGATGAACTGACAAAGGAAGGGAGATTGGACGAATTGGATCGTCCTGATTCTGCAAACGAGGAAAACAGGAAAAAGCAGAAACCCGACAAAAAGGTCGCCGAGCAGGAACAAGGAAAAGAGCAGGTTGAAGACTCTACTATTTGTAACCTTGACAATGCCGGCTTAGTTCTGCTTTATCCCTATTTAAAACATCTTTTTGAGCACTTGAAGTGGATGGAAAACAACCAGTTCAGAAACGAAAATAGGCGAGCACAAGCCGTATTGTTGACCGACTATTTGGTTTATGGTGAGCAGGACTTTGTTTCGGAGCATAAGTTGGTATTAAATAAAATCTTGTGCGGGATGCAGTCAAAGAAGGCTTTAAGTCCTTTGGTTGAAATAGGCGAGCAGGAAAAAAAGGAGGCTGATAAGCTTCTGATTTCAGCGATCAAACATTGGAGCATTATAAAAAATACATCGCCAGACGGATATCGCCATTCTTTTTTGAAACGAGACGGCGTATTGAAATTTGTAACTGAAAGTTGGCAGTTGAACATTGAACGTAAAAGTTACGATATATTGTTAGAATCGTTGCCTTATACAATCAGTATTATTCAACTGCCTTGGATGACTAATAAACTGAAAGTGGAATGGTAA
- a CDS encoding ATP-binding protein gives MVMDNIMNNAMSLEQDFKWFSKVLKVRMKLYFDQENSVSSVYDIEPPAFKKEESIYAGFIKYYNLSFAERILLLLALIPHVKPELLDPLLLVNQTTNRGWTEFGGIKGKNHGGVLPTGETFVFIMTGGVLQERFALSEAFSGEHVFAKHQILKLESAPEGEPYLSGIIQISGDILDHLTRGEVHRPMMSSKFPAKQITTERDWIDLVVDEKTFHQIEEIKTWLEYGNTLLYEWNMSKKLRKGYRCLFHGPSGTGKTMTACLLGKDTGCDVYRIDLSMVVSKYIGETEKKLSAVFNQAENKNWILFFDEADALFGKRTSVSDAHDRYANQEVSYLLQRIEDYNGLVLLASNQKDNMDEAFTRRFDNIINFSLPRPDQRLKIWENAFAEKSTLASDISLKDMSYQEEQS, from the coding sequence ATGGTAATGGACAACATCATGAATAATGCGATGTCGCTTGAACAAGACTTTAAATGGTTTTCGAAGGTTTTGAAGGTTCGAATGAAGCTCTATTTTGATCAGGAGAACTCCGTGTCATCTGTTTACGATATTGAACCACCTGCTTTTAAGAAGGAGGAGTCTATTTATGCTGGTTTTATTAAATATTACAATTTGTCATTTGCTGAACGGATTTTGCTTTTGTTAGCCTTAATTCCGCATGTAAAACCAGAATTGCTTGATCCCTTGCTTTTGGTCAATCAAACGACTAATCGGGGCTGGACAGAATTTGGCGGCATCAAAGGAAAGAATCATGGCGGAGTTTTGCCAACGGGTGAAACCTTCGTGTTTATTATGACTGGTGGTGTTTTGCAGGAGCGTTTTGCTTTGTCAGAAGCATTCAGTGGCGAACATGTTTTTGCGAAGCACCAAATATTGAAATTGGAGTCGGCCCCTGAAGGAGAACCTTATTTGTCTGGGATCATTCAAATTTCAGGCGATATTTTGGATCATTTAACGCGGGGCGAAGTTCATCGTCCGATGATGAGCTCAAAATTCCCGGCTAAGCAGATAACCACAGAGCGAGACTGGATCGACCTTGTAGTCGATGAGAAGACCTTTCATCAAATTGAAGAAATAAAAACCTGGCTTGAATATGGCAACACTTTACTTTACGAGTGGAACATGAGCAAGAAACTTCGTAAGGGCTATCGCTGTTTATTTCATGGTCCTTCAGGAACAGGAAAAACAATGACTGCCTGCTTGTTGGGAAAAGATACAGGCTGCGATGTTTACCGAATTGATTTGTCTATGGTTGTTTCTAAATACATTGGGGAAACCGAAAAAAAACTGTCGGCGGTTTTCAATCAGGCTGAAAATAAAAACTGGATTTTGTTTTTTGATGAGGCCGATGCTCTTTTTGGCAAGCGCACCAGCGTATCGGATGCACACGACCGCTATGCCAACCAGGAAGTTTCGTACTTGCTACAACGTATTGAAGATTATAATGGCTTGGTTTTATTGGCTTCCAATCAAAAAGATAATATGGATGAAGCCTTTACCCGACGATTTGATAATATCATCAATTTCTCTTTGCCACGGCCCGATCAACGATTGAAAATATGGGAAAATGCTTTTGCCGAAAAATCAACCTTAGCTAGTGATATTTCGCTAAAAGATATGAGCTATCAGGAGGAGCAATCATGA
- the folE gene encoding GTP cyclohydrolase I FolE, giving the protein MMKVKGFVKTSQPLQLVNGGTNGSSVSNFVDHDIIGDNHVATSVDTPLRDDAFMKSAEQKMAIIEDKFRDIMNALGLDLTDDSLKGTPGRVAKMYVKEIFNGLHPENKPKISVFENKFLYGEMLVEKNINLNSTCEHHFLPIVGKAHVAYVSSGQVIGLSKINRIVDYFARRPQVQERLTVQIASELKRILKTDDVAVLIDAKHMCVSSRGIEDESSATVTAEYSGIFKQQDRKDEFLKYISLGK; this is encoded by the coding sequence ATGATGAAAGTAAAGGGTTTTGTTAAAACAAGTCAGCCGTTGCAATTAGTGAACGGTGGAACAAATGGGAGCTCTGTTAGTAATTTTGTAGATCATGATATCATTGGAGATAACCATGTCGCAACTTCAGTAGATACGCCATTGCGTGATGATGCATTTATGAAGAGCGCTGAGCAAAAGATGGCAATCATTGAAGACAAATTCCGAGATATAATGAATGCACTTGGACTCGATTTGACTGATGATAGCCTAAAGGGCACTCCCGGACGTGTTGCCAAAATGTACGTTAAGGAGATCTTTAATGGACTACATCCTGAAAACAAGCCCAAGATTTCAGTTTTCGAAAATAAGTTTCTGTATGGCGAAATGCTAGTCGAAAAGAATATTAATCTTAACTCGACCTGTGAACATCATTTTCTTCCAATTGTGGGAAAAGCTCACGTTGCTTACGTTTCTAGCGGGCAGGTAATAGGCTTATCAAAAATAAATCGCATCGTTGACTATTTCGCCAGACGTCCACAGGTGCAGGAGCGCTTAACGGTTCAAATTGCAAGCGAATTGAAACGGATTTTAAAAACAGATGATGTGGCTGTTTTAATAGATGCCAAACATATGTGTGTTTCATCGAGAGGTATTGAAGATGAAAGTAGTGCAACTGTTACTGCGGAGTACAGTGGCATATTTAAGCAACAAGACCGCAAGGACGAATTTCTAAAATATATTTCACTTGGAAAGTAA
- a CDS encoding T9SS type A sorting domain-containing protein, with translation MKKRIFSIILSLFLILPIAFGAKATEPEVDKEAFKIEKIYPNPVKDFVYVELSSKEYSIVQFDLIDILGNKVKLWKKVELVPGNQHIRLETNDLNNGFYLLRATINKQIIVKRIRKL, from the coding sequence ATGAAAAAAAGAATATTTTCAATTATACTAAGCTTATTTTTAATACTTCCTATCGCTTTTGGCGCCAAAGCAACCGAACCAGAAGTTGATAAAGAGGCCTTTAAAATCGAGAAAATTTATCCAAATCCGGTAAAAGACTTTGTTTATGTTGAGCTTTCTTCTAAAGAATATTCAATCGTTCAGTTTGATTTGATTGATATTCTTGGAAATAAAGTCAAACTATGGAAAAAAGTTGAACTAGTTCCGGGAAATCAGCATATACGACTAGAAACAAATGACTTAAATAATGGGTTTTACTTGCTTAGAGCGACGATCAATAAGCAAATAATTGTGAAGCGAATTCGCAAGCTCTAA
- a CDS encoding amidohydrolase family protein → MTPEEALNASTLNSAYAMGLENSVGSICKGKQANLLITKELPSYTAIPYYFGTNPIETVIINGEIY, encoded by the coding sequence ATGACACCTGAAGAAGCGCTTAATGCCAGTACCTTGAATTCGGCTTATGCGATGGGCTTAGAAAACAGTGTGGGAAGCATTTGTAAAGGAAAGCAGGCCAATTTGTTAATAACAAAGGAACTTCCATCGTACACAGCTATTCCTTATTATTTTGGAACCAATCCTATTGAGACTGTCATTATCAATGGCGAAATTTATTAG
- the ftcD gene encoding glutamate formimidoyltransferase translates to MTQLIECVPNFSEGRNLVVINQITDAIESVNGIKLLNVDPGKATNRTVVTFVGEPLAVIEAAFRGIQKASEVIDMSKQHGEHPRFGATDVCPLVPITGISMEETVEYAYRLAKRIGDELEIPVFCYEFAARSELRKSLANCRLGEYEGLPDRLKDPNWQPDFGPSKPNVNAGAIAVGARNFLIAYNVNLNTRSVVSANAVASDVRESGRLKRERGKIVKDENGNSVRIPGALKKVRAIGWYIEEYEIAQVSMNLIDVSITPIHIAYNEVCKSAERRGLSVTGSELIGLIPLQAMLDAGNYFLPNRNRTTHISDEEIIDMAIKSMGLDELAPFNPRELIIEYLLEARLT, encoded by the coding sequence ATGACACAACTAATAGAATGTGTGCCGAATTTCAGCGAAGGAAGAAATCTAGTCGTAATCAATCAGATTACAGATGCGATTGAAAGCGTTAACGGCATAAAACTACTAAATGTTGATCCAGGGAAAGCTACCAACAGGACTGTTGTGACTTTCGTTGGCGAACCACTTGCTGTGATTGAAGCAGCTTTTCGCGGTATACAAAAAGCTTCTGAAGTTATTGATATGAGTAAACAACACGGGGAGCACCCTCGCTTTGGTGCTACTGATGTTTGTCCTCTGGTGCCAATTACAGGTATTTCAATGGAGGAAACTGTTGAGTATGCCTACCGATTAGCAAAGCGAATTGGCGATGAACTTGAAATACCTGTGTTTTGCTATGAGTTTGCAGCAAGAAGCGAGCTTCGAAAAAGCCTTGCAAATTGCCGTCTTGGAGAATATGAAGGATTGCCTGATAGGTTGAAAGATCCAAATTGGCAACCGGATTTTGGTCCCTCAAAACCAAATGTAAATGCTGGAGCAATTGCAGTTGGAGCCCGCAATTTCTTGATTGCTTATAATGTTAATTTGAATACCCGTTCGGTAGTATCGGCTAATGCAGTTGCTTCTGATGTGCGGGAGTCTGGCCGTTTGAAGCGTGAGAGAGGCAAAATAGTTAAAGATGAAAACGGGAATTCGGTTCGCATCCCGGGAGCATTAAAGAAAGTGCGTGCGATTGGTTGGTACATTGAAGAATATGAGATTGCACAAGTTTCCATGAATTTGATCGACGTTTCGATAACCCCGATCCATATCGCTTATAACGAAGTATGTAAAAGCGCAGAACGAAGAGGGTTGAGTGTTACTGGTTCCGAGCTAATCGGACTTATTCCATTGCAGGCAATGCTTGATGCCGGTAACTATTTTTTGCCAAACCGAAATCGTACAACTCATATTTCTGATGAAGAGATTATCGATATGGCAATCAAGTCAATGGGATTAGATGAGCTGGCACCATTTAATCCACGTGAACTGATTATTGAGTATTTATTGGAAGCTCGACTGACATAA
- a CDS encoding transglutaminase-like domain-containing protein — protein sequence MKSDRLQALITLLDDPDEAVYEEVEQQLLCEDSKIVDQLEHIWETSLDELIQMRIENLIQQIQFSETRTKLWNWNNQKEVDLFEGIFLISSYQYPDLKLKSIKSKIQKISNDVWLEINNRLTSLEKITVLNHIFYDTNKFSVNLNNLNSPQNCYINQLLETKKGNAISIAILYALVARELSLPVHFVNFPKTPLLAYVDAEAAQKAHGRGHQSPVLFYINPSNKGAIIGRKEVDYFLNKNEQFGSDDFYKPCEDKIIVKKLLGSLIESYESLGHQDKVKDLRQISNFL from the coding sequence ATGAAAAGTGATCGATTGCAAGCCCTAATTACGTTATTGGATGATCCGGATGAAGCCGTGTATGAAGAAGTAGAGCAACAATTGCTGTGTGAGGATAGCAAAATTGTTGATCAATTGGAACATATTTGGGAGACCAGTTTAGATGAATTAATCCAAATGCGAATTGAAAATCTGATTCAACAAATCCAATTCAGCGAAACCCGAACTAAACTATGGAATTGGAACAACCAAAAAGAAGTTGATCTATTTGAAGGCATCTTTCTCATTTCCAGTTACCAATACCCTGATTTGAAGTTAAAAAGCATCAAGTCTAAAATTCAGAAGATTAGTAATGATGTCTGGCTTGAAATTAATAACAGGCTGACTTCTCTGGAAAAGATTACCGTTCTAAATCATATTTTCTACGACACCAATAAATTTTCGGTCAATCTTAACAACCTCAATTCGCCACAAAACTGTTATATCAATCAATTACTTGAGACAAAAAAAGGCAATGCAATTTCAATCGCTATTTTGTATGCGTTGGTTGCTCGCGAGTTGAGTTTGCCAGTACATTTTGTCAACTTTCCAAAAACGCCTTTACTCGCTTATGTTGATGCTGAAGCAGCTCAAAAAGCACACGGAAGAGGACATCAATCACCGGTTCTTTTTTATATCAATCCATCAAATAAAGGAGCTATTATAGGGCGGAAGGAAGTTGATTATTTTTTGAACAAAAATGAGCAATTTGGCTCCGATGATTTTTATAAACCTTGTGAAGACAAAATAATTGTGAAAAAATTACTGGGTAGCCTGATCGAAAGCTATGAGTCACTCGGGCATCAGGATAAAGTAAAAGACTTGCGCCAAATTTCAAACTTCCTTTAA
- a CDS encoding nucleoside phosphorylase, whose amino-acid sequence MIGSSELIINKDGSIFHLHLKPENIADYVILVGDPSRVKAIQSFLSEVEYTVQNREFVSTTGKYNNTRITVISTGIGTDNIDIVLNELDALVNIDLDKRKIKDEKRSLKIIRIGTSGGMQKHLSVNSFVVSKKAIGFDGLLNFYADRELISDIDFEKNFFNHTEWNTILGRPYVVDCSPLLFKLFSDKNLFHEGVTISAPGFYGPQGRELRLKTIDPSLNEKIESFYYNELQVTNYEMECSAIYGLSALLGHEAITVCLIIASRTNKKANGSYHSYMEKLIELVLEKISNS is encoded by the coding sequence ATGATCGGGTCTTCAGAACTAATCATCAACAAAGACGGAAGTATTTTTCACCTTCATTTAAAGCCTGAAAACATAGCTGATTATGTGATTCTTGTAGGCGATCCATCTCGGGTTAAAGCAATTCAGTCATTTCTTTCAGAAGTTGAATATACTGTTCAAAACAGAGAATTTGTTTCCACTACCGGAAAGTACAACAATACGCGTATAACAGTCATTTCCACAGGCATTGGCACCGACAATATCGATATTGTATTAAACGAACTTGACGCATTGGTAAATATTGATCTGGACAAACGTAAAATAAAAGATGAAAAGCGCTCTCTTAAAATTATACGCATTGGAACTTCCGGAGGTATGCAAAAACATTTGTCGGTTAACTCCTTTGTAGTATCAAAAAAAGCAATTGGCTTCGACGGATTGCTAAATTTTTACGCAGATCGAGAGCTCATATCAGATATTGACTTTGAGAAGAACTTTTTTAATCACACAGAGTGGAACACGATACTTGGACGTCCTTATGTGGTAGATTGTTCGCCCTTACTATTCAAATTATTTTCTGACAAAAACCTTTTTCACGAAGGGGTGACGATTTCGGCTCCCGGGTTTTATGGCCCCCAAGGGCGTGAACTCAGGCTGAAAACAATTGATCCATCATTGAATGAAAAAATAGAGAGCTTTTACTACAATGAACTTCAGGTCACGAACTACGAAATGGAGTGCTCTGCTATTTACGGACTTTCGGCTTTACTTGGTCATGAGGCTATAACGGTTTGCCTGATTATTGCAAGCCGAACGAATAAGAAAGCAAACGGATCCTATCATTCCTATATGGAAAAATTGATTGAATTAGTTTTAGAAAAGATAAGTAACTCATAG